A window from Pichia kudriavzevii chromosome 5, complete sequence encodes these proteins:
- a CDS encoding uncharacterized protein (PKUD0E03540; similar to Saccharomyces cerevisiae YJR062C (NTA1); ancestral locus Anc_1.510), with translation MQKKMKLRIAAVQLNSILGNVEENMSKALKMLEQAFPSSKPKPDLVVLPELALTGYNFKSPAHIHPFLEKAGNGKSYQFGKMISERWGCLTLLGYPEKYDKANEEIIYNSAMLIDAKGKLIHNYRKTHLYETDKIWGCKESPDGFQAFDVPFNGEKIRTTIGICMDLNPYEFTAPFEKYEFSRFASDNKCQLILIPTAWMNSNWKENWTLEQANEFHKIYQNTKLEPEINDEHNHVKDHSILIPQVSIKLAKDYRLEEVDGSTGRYWIMRLNPLYSETHDFKQVVVVCNRSGMEDKLMYGGTSTMYTFFGGPMERTPQGLSIDFNVEGSLGQGTEGVLVREVEI, from the coding sequence atgcaaaagaaaatgaagttaAGGATTGCTGCTGTTCAGTTAAATTCCATCCTTGGTAATgtagaagaaaatatgaGTAAAGCATTGAAGATGCTAGAACAAGCGTTTCCTTCATCTAAGCCTAAGCCTGATTTGGTGGTCTTGCCTGAGCTTGCTCTTACAGGCTATAATTTTAAGTCACCTGCCCATATCCATCCCTTTTTAGAAAAAGCTGGAAATGGGAAGTCATACCAGTTTGGTAAAATGATATCTGAAAGGTGGGGGTGCTTGACGTTACTAGGATATCCGGAGAAATATGACAAAGCTAATGAAGAGATTATCTACAATTCTGCAATGTTGATTGACGCTAAAGGCAAACTAATACATAATTACAGGAAAACACACCTATATGAAACAGATAAAATATGGGGGTGTAAGGAGTCACCGGATGGGTTTCAAGCGTTCGATGTGCCCTTCAACGgtgaaaaaattagaacAACAATCGGCATCTGTATGGATCTCAATCCATATGAATTCACAGCTCCGTTTGAGAAATATGAGTTTTCAAGGTTTGCTAGTGATAACAAGTGCCAATTGATTTTAATTCCAACAGCATGGATGAATTCAAACTGGAAAGAGAATTGGACACTTGAACAAGCAAACGAATTCCACAAAATTTACCAGAATACAAAACTAGAACCTGAGATTAATGATGAACATAATCACGTCAAGGACCACTCCATTCTGATTCCACAAGTGTCTATCAAACTAGCCAAAGATTATCGattagaagaagttgacGGAAGCACGGGCAGATATTGGATTATGAGATTAAATCCGTTATATAGCGAGACCCATGATTTTAAGCAAGTTGTTGTGGTATGTAACAGAAGTGGTATGGAAGATAAACTGATGTATGGAGGTACCAGTACTATGTACACGTTTTTTGGTGGCCCAATGGAGCGTACGCCGCAAGGGTTATCTATAGATTTCAATGTTGAAGGTAGTCTTGGTCAGGGTACTGAGGGTGTTCTAGTGAGAGAGGTTGAGATCTAA
- a CDS encoding uncharacterized protein (PKUD0E03550; similar to Saccharomyces cerevisiae YJR060W (CBF1); ancestral locus Anc_1.508), translating to MESPKRIAEVNITEIDNVADKRQRTENTDIDPQMKEMYAGNEGSLNEAQTDTGSIDPLFTAGNGSSQPEERQEERQEERQEQRQEERQEQEEKEEQELTEKPVSEEQPVSGEQQGSEQVQEQQDVIKENHNVNIQEKPSEASTFIDKQEPETAPIAVMSGGVLTVDSDKSVQDQTGSQASASVVNTKGQPMVIMNSKTVSIKDPNTISKIKKLNHKEVERRRRETINNAIRELQAIVPTTHTNKSQIIRKAVEHIKKLKEREETMRNKWTLEKIITDQAINELANSNEKLKSELEKAYRENELRKNVIVRMISLLCKQTNSDDVNNYLAELSSMMVDDEEEEEEAGEGQRAQAEVVAAKTGEDVVREDGNEHTTNEGEAEVEETGKEEPTKETRETNTN from the coding sequence ATGGAGTCACCGAAAAGAATTGCTGAGGTAAACATTACAGAGATTGACAATGTTGCCGATAAGAGGCAGAGAACAGAAAATACAGATATTGATCCACAGATGAAGGAGATGTACGCTGGGAACGAAGGTAGTTTGAATGAAGCGCAAACCGATACTGGGTCCATTGACCCACTTTTCACTGCGGGTAATGGCAGTTCACAACCAGAAGAAAGACAAGAGGAGAGACAAGAGGAGAGACAAGAGCAGAGACAAGAGGAGAGACAAgagcaagaagaaaaagaagaacaagagcTGACAGAGAAACCAGTGTCTGAGGAGCAGCCAGTGTCAGGGGAGCAGCAAGGGTCAGAACAAGTTCAGGAGCAGCAAGATGTTATCAAAGAGAATCACAATGTCAATATCCAGGAAAAGCCTAGTGAAGCCTCAACATTCATCGATAAACAGGAACCAGAAACAGCACCCATTGCTGTAATGAGTGGGGGTGTGCTTACCGTTGATAGTGACAAGAGTGTGCAAGACCAAACTGGGAGTCAAGCATCGGCTTCAGTTGTAAACACAAAGGGCCAGCCGATGGTAATAATGAATTCCAAAACCGTGAGCATCAAAGACCCCAACACcatttccaaaatcaagaaactGAACCACAAAGAGGTGGAGAGACGTAGGAGGGAAACAATTAACAACGCCATTAGAGAGCTTCAAGCAATTGTCCCTACTACACATACTAATAAATCACAAATCATTAGGAAAGCTGTTGAACATATCAAGAAACTAAAAGAAAGGGAAGAAACTATGAGAAACAAATGGACATTGGAGAAGATCATCACCGACCAAGCCATCAATGAACTGGCCAATTCTAATGAAAAGCTAAAATCAGAATTGGAGAAGGCTTATAGGGAGAACGAGCTCCGTAAGAATGTGATAGTCAGGATGATCAGTCTACTTTGCAAGCAAACAAATTCTGATGATGTTAACAATTACTTAGCGGAATTGTCATCAATGATGGTagacgatgaagaagaagaagaagaagcgGGAGAAGGCCAGAGGGCCCAAGCTGAAGTAGTGGCAGCCAAGACTGGTGAAGATGTTGTGAGAGAAGATGGTAATGAACATACTACCAATGAAGGAGAAGcagaagtagaagaaaCAGGGAAAGAAGAACCTACAAAAGAAACCAGGGAGACCAACACCAATTAA
- a CDS encoding uncharacterized protein (PKUD0E03555), translating into MCKPATCDKCNKATWFGCGQHIPVAMNSVPREQWCTCKHPENSTTSRDYPPKQGTGIKV; encoded by the coding sequence atgtGTAAGCCAGCTACTTGTGACAAATGCAACAAAGCAACATGGTTCGGATGCGGACAACATATTCCAGTTGCAATGAATTCGGTTCCAAGAGAACAGTGGTGTACATGCAAGCACCCTGAAAACTCTACAACCTCTAGAGATTATCCTCCAAAGCAAGGTACCGGAATTAAGGTTTAA
- a CDS encoding uncharacterized protein (PKUD0E03560; similar to Saccharomyces cerevisiae YJL167W (ERG20); ancestral locus Anc_1.176) — MDKAIGKKKFLDLFPELVDELLDVLRENGMPKDAITWFENNLNYNTPGGKLNRGLSVVDTYALLKGFKSYDDFEPSEYKKAAILGWCIELLQAYFLVADDMMDQSITRRGQPCWYRVEGVKEIAINDAFMLEGAIYILLKKYFRENEYYADLLDLFHQVTFQTEMGQLLDLITAPEDHVDLSKFSLEKHSFIVIYKTAFYSFYLPVALAMYMAGVTDERDFKQARDVLIPLGEYFQIQDDYLDCFGKPEDIGKIGTDIQDNKCSWVVNTALKICTPQQRKMLDENYGRKNPDNEKVCKDLFYELKIDSLYHDYEEQVAKKLQEQIKEIDESRGFKGQVLTAFFNKIYKRSK; from the coding sequence ATGGATAAGGCTATcggaaagaagaagtttcTAGACTTATTCCCAGAACTTGTTGATGAGTTATTGGATGTTCTGAGGGAGAATGGCATGCCCAAGGATGCAATCACCTGGTTTGAAAACAACCTAAATTACAACACACCAGGTGGTAAATTGAACAGAGGCTTATCCGTGGTTGATACATATGCATTGTTGAAAGGGTTCAAGTCGTATGACGACTTTGAGCCAAGTGAATATAAGAAGGCTGCAATTTTGGGATGGTGCATTGAACTACTACAAGCGTATTTCTTAGTTGCGGATGATATGATGGATCAGTCCATTACCAGAAGAGGCCAACCTTGTTGGTACAGAGTAGAGGGTGTTAAGGAGATTGCAATCAATGACGCCTTTATGTTGGAAGGTGCAATCTAcatattgttgaagaagtacTTCAGAGAGAACGAGTATTATGCTGATTTGTTAGATCTATTCCACCAAGTCACATTCCAAACCGAGATGGGTCAATTATTGGATTTAATCACGGCACCAGAAGACCATGTTGATTTGTCcaaattttctcttgaaaaacattcatttattgttatttACAAGACAGCATTCTACTCATTCTATTTACCAGTTGCCCTAGCCATGTATATGGCTGGTGTCACTGATGAGAGGGATTTCAAGCAAGCAAGAGACGTTTTGATTCCATTGGGTGAATACttccaaattcaagatGATTACTTGGACTGTTTTGGTAAGCCCGAAGATATTGGCAAGATTGGTACCGATATCCAAGATAACAAGTGTTCTTGGGTTGTTAATACTGCATTGAAGATCTGTACACCACAACAGAGGAAAATGTTGGACGAAAACTATGGTCGGAAGAATCCAGACAACGAGAAGGTATGTAAGGATCTCTTCTATGAGTTGAAGATTGATTCCCTCTATCACGACTATGAGGAACAGGTTGCAAAGAAGTTGCAAGAAcaaatcaaggaaatcGATGAATCTAGAGGTTTCAAGGGCCAGGTTCTTACTgcattcttcaacaagatcTACAAGCGTTCTAAATAA
- a CDS encoding uncharacterized protein (PKUD0E03570; similar to Saccharomyces cerevisiae YKL172W (EBP2); ancestral locus Anc_1.175), with protein sequence MAKGKGKSYKKESAKAVKDTPTGKKEKALKKKVEESNIEDEKKQQESESSGAEQEEESDNDSESDSDDEEHLDLNALNESEGDDDDEEDLLEETGKEEEEKDEEEEEEEEENEEENEEDDVPLSEAEFDSDADVVPHTKLTVNNKIALKNALERIQINWSKYQFDESQSITYHAKVESEIKDIYDDTERELAFFKQGLDAATEGRKKLLALKIPFSRPSDYFAEMVKSDDHMDKLKAKLVAEATEKKAREEARRQRQLKKFGKQVQHETLQQRQKEKREALDKIKSMKKKRKNNEMSGADDGFDIAVEEASKVGSEKQRVKKQKIRQNVSQNRNNSRPGKNRRRNKRK encoded by the coding sequence ATGGCAAAGGGGAAAGGGAAGAGTTACAAGAAGGAATCCGCCAAGGCTGTGAAGGATACTCCTACtggaaagaaagaaaaggctctcaagaagaaggttgaagaatctAATATTGAAGacgaaaagaaacaacaagaatCAGAGTCTTCTGGAGCTgagcaagaagaagagtCCGATAATGATTCCGAAAGCGACTCCGATGATGAGGAGCATCTTGATTTGAATGCGCTCAATGAAAGTgaaggtgatgatgatgatgaggaagatCTCTTGGAGGAGACcggaaaagaagaagaggaaaaggacgaagaagaagaagaagaagaagaagaaaatgaagaagaaaatgaagaagacgatGTTCCACTCTCGGAAGCTGAATTTGATTCAGATGCAGATGTTGTTCCTCATACCAAATTGACCGTTAATAATAAGATTGCACTCAAAAATGCACTTGAAAGAATACAAATAAATTGGAGCAAATATCAATTCGATGAAAGCCAATCGATAACATATCATGCCAAAGTTGAATCTGAGATTAAAGACATCTATGACGATACGGAAAGAGAATTGGCGTTTTTCAAGCAAGGTTTAGATGCGGCAACCGAAGGACGTAAGAAGCTTTTGGCATTAAAGATTCCATTCTCAAGACCTTCCGATTATTTTGCTGAAATGGTAAAATCCGATGATCATATGGACAAATTAAAGGCGAAGTTGGTTGCCGAAGCCACAGAAAAGAAGGCTAGGGAGGAAGCAAGAAGACAGAGGCAATTAAAGAAGTTTGGTAAACAAGTTCAACATGAGACCTTGcaacaaagacaaaaggaaaagagagaagcaTTGGACAAGATCAAATccatgaagaaaaagagaaagaacaaCGAGATGTCGGGAGCAGATGATGGCTTTGATATTGCGGTCGAAGAAGCTTCTAAAGTTGGTTCTGAGAAGCAGCGTgtaaagaaacaaaagattcGTCAAAATGTTTCTCAAAACCGTAATAATTCAAGACCTGGtaaaaacagaagaagaaacaagagaaaatga